A region of the Phaeodactylum tricornutum CCAP 1055/1 chromosome 1, whole genome shotgun sequence genome:
GGTCTTGGCATTCGGGTCGTCCATCCGCATCGGTACGGTCAACGCCGCACTGCGTCTAATCGCCAGTCTAGCACCCGCAAGCGGTCTTCTCGGTGAATCGGATACCGATCAAGCCAAAGTAGATGGTTGGTTGTCTTTCCTGTGGTCTTCGGTCGATCTACCTTTGCAAGTATTGGTACAGGATCCCCAAAGCCAAGCGGCATTGAAAGACCTTTTCGATGTCTTGGTTAATATTGATGCCCTTATGCTACGGCAAACGTTTCTCGTGGGACACTCACCGACGTTGGCCGATATCCGACTCGCAGTGTCTTTGGAACAGGCAACTGCGCTGGGCTTCTGGGACGCTGGTACGGAGTCCACGGCGAATCTCGGCCGCTTTTACCAAACAGTGGCGCACCAACCATGGTTTGCCACCCCCGCTTCCCGCGCCCCCTCGCTACCAACAAGAGATTCCACCACCCCCAACGGAACGCAAGGCGTTTTGCTGAACGGTGCGGCTCCGCCGGTGGTCAATAAAATGTACCGGCGTCACCGGATTCGGATTAAGGAAATTCTCAAGGCTGACGCCACAGCGTGCGTGGATCAGACGATTACGGTAGCCGGGTGGGCCCGAACGGTTCGCAAACAAGGAGCCAAGCTCATGTTTGTGGAACTCAACGATGGATCGGTTGGGACATCTCTGCAGTGTGTACTGCACGAACCCACCTGTGAAGGATTTGACGGTTGCAAAACCAACGGTGGAACCGGTGCTTCGTTTCAATTTGTCGGGAAGGTGGTACAGAGTCAAGGCGAAGGTCAATTGGTGGAGTTGCAAGTTTCCAGTGCCAAACTTTTAGGTGCGGTGTATGCCGGCAACATTGAAGGCACGGAAATTGGCGGCATGCTGTACCCGATGCCGAAGAAAGACTTGACTCTCGAACACATGCGCGAACAGGCCCATTTGCGCCCGCGAGGTGCCATTCATGCGGCAGCCATGCGCATCCGCCACTGCATGG
Encoded here:
- a CDS encoding predicted protein, which translates into the protein MSKALVLYGSEEELKSAAARKILVAAACAGVSLATSTADSSSSTTLTPRSSGTLVLAFGSSIRIGTVNAALRLIASLAPASGLLGESDTDQAKVDGWLSFLWSSVDLPLQVLVQDPQSQAALKDLFDVLVNIDALMLRQTFLVGHSPTLADIRLAWRTNHGLPPPLPAPPRYQQEIPPPPTERKAFC